The DNA sequence CTGTCCGCACTTGCCGCCGTCCTGTCGCTAACCACGCTCTTCGCCGTCCCCGTCCCCGCGCTCGCACAGACCACCCTGGTCAGCCAGCGGGCCGGCACCAACACCTCGGCGACGGGCAAGCCGGCGATCACCGGCACGGCTCGGGTGGGCCAGGTGCTGACCGCGGGCCTCGGCACGATCACCGATGCCGACGGGCTGCCGGCCACCGCCTTCCCGATGGACTACAGCGTCCAGTGGATCCGGGTGGACGGCGCCACCGAGACCGACATCGCCGGGGCGGCTTCGGCCACCTACACGCTCACGGGAGCGGACTATGCGAAGAAGGTCGGCGTGAGAGTGTCGTTTGTCGACAGCGCGGGCAGGTTGGAGAACCGGGTCAGCGATGCCTACCCTTCCGGGACGGACATCGTCGTCGCGGCGCATGACGTGTGCGGGCGGACCATGCAGGTGCGGGACGCGATCGTGGCGAAGGTTGCGGACGCGTCGCACTGCTCCGAGGTCACCGTCGCCCATCTGGCGGAGATAAGGAAAGGCCTGATCCTGTCAAACAGCAATATCACCAGCCTCGCCGTGGGGGACTTCGCGGGGCTGAACCGGTTGGGCTGGCTGGCGCTGAGACACAACGCTCTGACCTCGCTGCCGGAGGGGATCTTCGCGGGGTTGACCAGGGTGGATTCGATCGATCTGGCCTCCAACCGTCTGACTTCGCTGCCGGCGGGGGTCTTCGCGGGGCTGACCAATCTGCACGGTCTGGCTCTGGGAGACAACCGTCTGACTTCGCTGCCGGCGGGGGTCTTCGCGGGGCTGACCAAGCTGTGCTCGCTCGGTCTGAGTCGCAACGCCCTGACCTCGTTGCCGGCGGGGATCTTCGCGGACCAGCGCTGTCTGGGCTCGCTGTCTCTGAACGACAATGCTCTGACCTCGCTGCCGGGAGGCATCTTCGCGGGGCTGGCCCAGTTGTGGGCGCTTGATCTGAGTAACAACGCTCTGACCTCGTTGCCGGACGGTGTCTTCGAAAACCTCACTCGTCTGTGCCTACTCCGTGTGCATGGCAACCCCGGCAGCGCCGATTTCACGCCGCCGGCGAACGCCGGGGAGGACCGCACGGTGTCGCCGGGCGCCGTGGTGACGCTCGACGGGAGCGAGACCCGTGACACGGGGCCGTGGAAGGACCTGCTCGCCAGTTGGGAGTGGGTGCAGGTGGATGCGGCCGGCGAACGGCTCCGTCCCGCGACGGTGACGCTTGAGGGCGCGGACGGGCCGATGCCGTCATTCACCGCGCCCGCGGCGGGCACGCTGCATTTCAGGCTGACGGTGACCGGCCGGGGCTTTGGGCCCTTCACGGCGAGCGACACGGTGACGGTGACGGTCGGCGCCGACACCGCGCGCACGGCGCGGTTCACGGCGCCAATCACGGCACAGGTCGCCCGCGCCGTGAAGTGGCACGACGGCACGGCGGGGTTCGACCTGCACTTGACGTTCAGTCACGAGCCGGCGGAGTTCAGCTACCGCACGATGCGGGACGGGCTGTTCGACGTCGAGGGCGGGCGCATCGTGAAGGCGCGGCGGCTGGTGCATGGGCGGAACTCGAGATGGACGCTCTCCATCATCCCGGACGGACCGGGGGATGTCACCCTGGCGGCGCGCGTGACGACCGACTGTGCGACGGACCATGCCGTGTGCGACGCGCACGGACGGAAGTTCGCGGGCGGGCTTTCCGTGACGATCCCGGGCCCGGTGGTGTCGGCGCAGGTCACCCACGCTCCGGAGGCGCACAACGGCACGGCGGGGTTCAACCTGCACTTGACGTTCAGTCACGAGCCGGCGGAGTTCAGCTACCGCACGGTGCGGGACGGGCTGTTCGACGTCGAGGGCGGACACATCGCGAAGGCGCGGCGGCTGGAGCGTGGACGGAATTCGGGATGGGAGCTCTCCATCATTCCGGACGGACCGGGGGATGTCACCCTGGCGGCGCGCGTGACGACCGACTGCGCGGCGGACCATGCCGTGTGCGACGCGCATGGACGGAAGTTCGCGGGCGGGCTTTCCGTGACGATCCCGGGCCCGGTGGTGTCGGTGGCGGATGCGCGAGTCGCGGAGGCCGAAGGGGCGAGGCTTGACTTCGTGGTCTCGTTGCGCCCTGTCCGGGACGTGACGACCACCGTCGCGTACGCGACGTCCGACGGCACGACGGTGGCGGGCGCGGACTACACGGCAGCGTCGGGGACACTCACCTTCGCGAGGGGCGAGACGGAGAAAACCGTTTCGGTGATGGTGCTCGACGACGCGCACGACGAGGGCGAGGAGACGCTGACGCTCACGCTCTCGAGCCCGTCCGGAGCCCGGATCGGCGACGGCACCGCCACGGGCACGATCCGGAACGACGACCCGTTGCAACGGGCGTGGCTGTCCCGCTTCGGGCGGACGGTGGGGACGCACGTAGTGGACGCGGTGGGTGCGCGGCTGCGCGGCTCACCGGGCCAAGGCGCTCACCTGACGGTGGGGGGTGCCCGGCTCCCGCTGGGGCGGGGCGCGGCGGACCCGCCGGGGGCGCCCGGTTTGCCGGCGACCACCGGGGCGGTGGCTGATGGCGCCCACACCGGACTCCCCCGCGGGCCGAAGTGGTATCCTTGGCTGGATGGCCCGAACTCAGACCTGCGGCTGGGGCAGTCGCGGGCTCTCCGGATGCCGGATGTCCGGCAGTTGCTGCTGGAGAGTTCGTTCCGGCTGAACTTGAACGCGGCGGGGGCCGCGACCCCGCGGCTCACGGCCTGGGGCGGAGTCGCCGGCACCACGTTCGACGGGCGGGACGGGACGCTGACCGTGGAGGGGGACGTGCTCACGGGGACCGTGGGGGTGGACGGGGGCTGGGACCAGTGGCTGGTGGGGGTGGCCGCGGCTCACAGCCAGGGCGAGGGCGGTTCCGCCATGCCTGGTCTGGCGGAGCGCGGCACCGGCGAGTTGGAGAGCACGCTGACCAGTGTGCATCCGTACCTGCGCTATGCGGTGACGGACCGGCTGGACGTCTGGGGCCTGCTGGGCTACGGCTGGGGCGAGGCGGAGTTGGATTTGGCCACCGGCGAGACCTTCGAGACGGATACCCAGTTCCGGATGGGGGCGTTCGGCGGCCGGGGGATTCTGCTGGCAGCGGCCGACAACGGGGGCGTCCAACTGGCCACCCGCACGGACGCTCTGCTGACGCGGACGAGTTCGGACGCGGCGACGGGGCTGGCCGCGACGAACGCGGACGTACACCGGTGGCGGGTGATCCTGGAAGGCTCGCGGGGGGTTACGTGGGAAGACGGCCGAAGTCTCACGCCCACCGTGGAAGTGGGGCTGCGGCATGACTGGGGGAACGCGGAGACGGGTTTCGGGTTGGAACTGGGAGGCCGGGTGCGGTACGCGGACCCGGCCCTGGGCCTGACCATCGAAGGCGCGCTCCGCGTTCTGCTGGCGCATGAAGACAGCGCGTATCAGGAATGGGGCGCGAGCGGGACCGTGCGCTTGGCCCCGGGCCCGGCGGGCCGGGGCCTGTCCGTAACCCTGGCGCCGACCTGGGGCGCGGCCACGGGTGGCGTGGAGGGCCTGTGGTCGCGGCAGACCACGGCCGGCTTGGCCCCAGCCACCCGATCAACCCCGACCGGTCGGCTGGCCGCGGACGTGGGGTATGGCCTGCCGGCGCCGTTCGGGTCGGGCCTGCTGACTCCGTATGCGGGCACGGTGCTGGCCGCGAGCGAGACGCGGACCTACCGGGTGGGCGCGCGGCTGCAGATGTCGGGGCACGGCGCCACGGGCGTGAGGCTGAGCCTGGAAGGGCAGCGGCAGGAGCCGGGGGGCGCCGAGCCCGCTACCCGGAGCGTCCACCTGCAGGTGGATTGGGGGTTCTGAGCGTTCCCCCCCACCCCGATTCTCTCCCGCGCGGGCGAGTGAGGCGGAGGGTCGCGTGACGCCCGCGGCTGCCCCGCGCGCCAGAGCTGTTTTCCAGCGGCCTCTCGCAGTTGGACGGCGGCGAACGGCGGGCCCGTGTACTACCCGCGCACTCTTGAATCGTACTGGCTGGATGTCTCGCGGCAATTCCCCGTGCTGCTGCTGACCGGCCCACGCCAGGTCGGGAAGACCACCCTTCTGCGGCACCTTGCGGAAGATGCTCGTCGTTATGTCTCCCTCGACAATCCGGTGCTGCGCGATCTGGCGAATGACGATCCCGCGCTCTTCTTGCAGCGGTACGAGCCGCCGGTGCTCATCGACGAAATTCAGTATGCTCCCGGACTGTTGCCGCTGATCAAGGTGATGGTGGACGACAGCCGCCAGCCGGAGCTGTTTGGCTGACGGGGTCGCAACAGTTCCGGGCGATGAGGGGCGTTTCCGAGTCCTTGGCGGGGCGGGTCGGGATCATCAACCTGCTGGGCTTCTCCTCCCGCGAGCGACATCAACGCGATGCCGCCGTGTCTCCTTTTCTGCCGACGTTGCCCATTCTGGCCGAGCGCCAGCCGGCGCTTCGCCCGAGCGGCCTCGACGAGGTGTACCGCAATATCTGGACGGGTGGATTTCCCGGACTTGTTGCCGGCCCGATCCACGACCGGGAGTTGTTCTACAGTTCCTACTTGCAGACGTACCTTGATCGAGACCTCCGCGCTCCGCGCCGCGAGAGGTGGTGCAGCACGGTCGTGGTGCCGTGCTTCAGGTTCTC is a window from the Deltaproteobacteria bacterium genome containing:
- a CDS encoding leucine-rich repeat protein, translating into MVRVLEREKEEASDGGSRPADRGAAVVARRRRPLLAAGLSALAAVLSLTTLFAVPVPALAQTTLVSQRAGTNTSATGKPAITGTARVGQVLTAGLGTITDADGLPATAFPMDYSVQWIRVDGATETDIAGAASATYTLTGADYAKKVGVRVSFVDSAGRLENRVSDAYPSGTDIVVAAHDVCGRTMQVRDAIVAKVADASHCSEVTVAHLAEIRKGLILSNSNITSLAVGDFAGLNRLGWLALRHNALTSLPEGIFAGLTRVDSIDLASNRLTSLPAGVFAGLTNLHGLALGDNRLTSLPAGVFAGLTKLCSLGLSRNALTSLPAGIFADQRCLGSLSLNDNALTSLPGGIFAGLAQLWALDLSNNALTSLPDGVFENLTRLCLLRVHGNPGSADFTPPANAGEDRTVSPGAVVTLDGSETRDTGPWKDLLASWEWVQVDAAGERLRPATVTLEGADGPMPSFTAPAAGTLHFRLTVTGRGFGPFTASDTVTVTVGADTARTARFTAPITAQVARAVKWHDGTAGFDLHLTFSHEPAEFSYRTMRDGLFDVEGGRIVKARRLVHGRNSRWTLSIIPDGPGDVTLAARVTTDCATDHAVCDAHGRKFAGGLSVTIPGPVVSAQVTHAPEAHNGTAGFNLHLTFSHEPAEFSYRTVRDGLFDVEGGHIAKARRLERGRNSGWELSIIPDGPGDVTLAARVTTDCAADHAVCDAHGRKFAGGLSVTIPGPVVSVADARVAEAEGARLDFVVSLRPVRDVTTTVAYATSDGTTVAGADYTAASGTLTFARGETEKTVSVMVLDDAHDEGEETLTLTLSSPSGARIGDGTATGTIRNDDPLQRAWLSRFGRTVGTHVVDAVGARLRGSPGQGAHLTVGGARLPLGRGAADPPGAPGLPATTGAVADGAHTGLPRGPKWYPWLDGPNSDLRLGQSRALRMPDVRQLLLESSFRLNLNAAGAATPRLTAWGGVAGTTFDGRDGTLTVEGDVLTGTVGVDGGWDQWLVGVAAAHSQGEGGSAMPGLAERGTGELESTLTSVHPYLRYAVTDRLDVWGLLGYGWGEAELDLATGETFETDTQFRMGAFGGRGILLAAADNGGVQLATRTDALLTRTSSDAATGLAATNADVHRWRVILEGSRGVTWEDGRSLTPTVEVGLRHDWGNAETGFGLELGGRVRYADPALGLTIEGALRVLLAHEDSAYQEWGASGTVRLAPGPAGRGLSVTLAPTWGAATGGVEGLWSRQTTAGLAPATRSTPTGRLAADVGYGLPAPFGSGLLTPYAGTVLAASETRTYRVGARLQMSGHGATGVRLSLEGQRQEPGGAEPATRSVHLQVDWGF
- a CDS encoding AAA family ATPase, giving the protein MLLLTGPRQVGKTTLLRHLAEDARRYVSLDNPVLRDLANDDPALFLQRYEPPVLIDEIQYAPGLLPLIKVMVDDSRQPELFG